The Toxorhynchites rutilus septentrionalis strain SRP chromosome 3, ASM2978413v1, whole genome shotgun sequence genome includes a region encoding these proteins:
- the LOC129774443 gene encoding uncharacterized protein K02A2.6-like, which produces MPDQDLRNAILRLTELVASQQEQIQLLNRTGQANQPGSEKIIESLATGIEDFYNDPDGGVFFDAWFARYEDIFKVDGKNLDDPTKVRLLLRKIGTKFHERYVNSILPKHPRDFGLDDTVTKLKKLFGRQTSLFNDRYRCLQYVKNEADDFSSYAASVYKHCGAFQLTKLTDDQFKSLRFVCRLQSPRDADIRTRLIGKLEAEEHAPPADGTKLTLENLVEECHRFNNLKQDTKMVEKPVPEKSVVNAVSTKPAKKKQPKSPCWFCVGLRFRYHDHFYANLEGDRKPAISETEITAISASGNKIDMTGEFLAELIIQSVTKAGIVYVSSSSDLDVLGIETIDLFDLWSIPFSSLSTLGRCTKAKVKLYLKPDVRPVYCPKRPVAYAAHPKVDAELQRLQDKGIISPVKFSDWATSIVVVRKSDNVSVRICGDYSTGLNNVLESDAHPLPHPDDVFADLAGCRYFSQLDLSDAYLQVEVEEESQKYLTINTHRGLFKYNRLPPGNKSAPGAFQRIIDSMVAGIPGVKPYLDDIMIAGRTKEEHDRSLHVVLERIKTYGFHLRIEKCRFGLSQIKFLGHIIDKGGLRPDPAKTTAISQMPAPMNVSQLRSYLGAINYYGRFVKRMKELRAPMDYMLKQNVNWEWTASCQKSFDKFKTLLTSDLLLTHIDPNKEIIVAGDASKDGLGAVIMHRFPDGSVKAISHIS; this is translated from the exons ATGCCCGACCAGGATTTGAGGAACGCAATTCTCCGGCTCACTGAACTGGTAGCTAGCCAACAAGAGCAGATTCAACTTCTCAATCGAACCGGTCAAGCCAACCAACCGGGAAGTGAGAAAATCATCGAATCGTTGGCCACGGGAATTGAAGACTTCTACAACGATCCTGACGGTGGAGTGTTTTTCGATGCATGGTTCGCGCGCTACGAGGATATCTTCAAGGTTGACGGCAAGAATCTGGACGATCCGACGAAGGTGAGGCTACTCTTGAGGAAGATCGGCACCAAGTTCCATGAGCGGTACGTAAACAGTATCCTGCCAAAGCATCCCCGCGATTTCGGCCTGGACGACACGGTGACGAAACTTAAGAAGCTTTTTGGCCGCCAAACCTCGCTGTTTAACGATCGCTACCGTTGTCTACAATATGTCAAGAACGAAGCAGACGATTTTTCAAGTTACGCTGCCTCTGTGTACAAGCACTGCGGAGCATTCCAGCTGACCAAGCTCACCGACGACCAATTCAAGTCACTACGTTTTGTTTGCCGTCTACAATCTCCCCGCGATGCAGACATCCGAACTCGATTGATCGGTAAGTTAGAAGCTGAAGAGCATGCTCCGCCAGCAGACGGCACGAAGCTCACACTGGAAAATCTCGTCGAGGAGTGCCATCGGTTTAACAATCTGAAGCAGGACACCAAGATGGTAGAGAAGCCCGTTCCGGAAAAATCCGTCGTCAACGCCGTTTCTACCAAGCCTGCTAAGAAGAAGCAACCGAAATCTCCGTGCTGGTTCTGCG TTGGATTGCGCTTCCGATATCACGATCATTTCTACGCAAACCTGGAAGGCGATCGGAAACCAGCCATCAGCGAAACCGAAATCACCGCCATCAGTGCTTCCGGAAATAAGATCGACATGACTGGTGAGTTCCTTGCTGAATTAATCATCCAAAGCGTGACGAAAGCAGGCATTGTCTACGTGTCATCAAGCTCCGATTTGGATGTCCTCGGAATTGAAACAATCGACCTATTCGATCTGTGGTCAATTCCATTCAGCTCGCTG AGTACACTAGGCCGGTGCACCAAAGCGAAGGTTAAACTCTACCTGAAGCCCGACGTCCGTCCAGTGTACTGTCCAAAGAGACCAGTTGCATATGCTGCCCATCCAAAGGTGGATGCCGAACTTCAACGTCTTCAAGACAAGGGAATAATCTCACCAGTGAAGTTTTCCGACTGGGCAACCTCGATAGTCGTGGTCCGGAAGTCAGACAACGTTTCCGTCCGTATCTGCGGCGACTATTCCACAGGGTTGAACAACGTACTAGAATCAGATGCCCATCCGCTTCCGCATCCAGATGATGTTTTTGCTGATCTGGCTGGCTGCCGGTATTTCTCCCAACTCGATCTATCTGATGCGTACCTGCAAGTCGAGGTTGAGGAGGAATCTCAGAAGTATCTAACGATCAACACTCATCGTGGACTGTTCAAATACAACCGTCTGCCGCCTGGAAACAAGTCCGCTCCTGGTGCGTTCCAAAGGATTATCGATAGCATGGTCGCTGGTATTCCTGGAGTGAAACCGTATCTGGATGACATCATGATTGCCGGTAGGACAAAGGAAGAACACGATCGCAGCCTCCATGTAGTTCTGGAACGGATCAAGACGTACGGTTTTCATCTGAGGATCGAAAAATGTCGATTTGGCCTATCGCAAATCAAGTTTCTAGGTCATATAATCGACAAAGGCGGCTTACGACCTGATCCAGCGAAGACTACCGCAATTTCGCAGATGCCAGCTCCAATGAACGTATCACAGCTTCGATCGTATCTTGGAGCTATCAATTATTATGGGCGTTTCGTCAAGCGGATGAAGGAGCTGAGAGCACCCATGGACTACATGCTGAAACAAAACGTCAATTGGGAATGGACTGCAAGCTGCCAGAAGTCATTCGACAAGTTCAAAACGCTGCTCACTTCCGACTTGTTGCTGACGCACATCGACCCGAACAAGGAAATCATCGTAGCGGGTGATGCATCCAAAGACGGCTTGGGCGCTGTTATTATGCATCGCTTCCCGGATGGATCAGTGAAGGCAATTTCGCACATTTCATGA
- the LOC129776908 gene encoding ATP-dependent DNA helicase DDX11, with product MFSPEGVILAPIDGEGFNFPFSPYDSQLVMMRDIYKLIEDGKIGMCESPTGTGKSLTLSCAVLTWLNDHEALVDSEMKQKIAKFEADLSNPVLDERHNWFYEQAKQVENRHKLAEMKEIQILKDGYEKRLKGFKDKTAEIKSKKIKRSQKAVADSLLENDGKSEDPVDDFLVDDIDEDEDVPIEADQRRYKPVQIIFTSRTHSQLGQVVNEIKRTKFAENIRITALASRQNLCINPDVKKLGSNALINERCLELQKKTAKSTLVDEDRGTRKKRKVTKKCPFYNREAIEELAIDSLYKVQDIEDLVTSGKQLKACPYYASRAAVPDSQLLMVPYQILLHKKTREQTGIDIANSVIVIDEAHNLLDAILNIHSHEMTLDQLQKARLQIDAYKTRYSSMLSASNLLKINQLLFVTTRLCKLLEVQPDPETTYRIIKNDDLKIEGDFLNMNLRDILEFAERMRLAQKIHGFALSAPQKLTTVPPDRRLGEKQTAKSGLKSFLKQLESSPVGKSTEEVAKAEEKQGHNNEEKDEPVTNVIRPLIAFLECLEDNADSGRVYLSYNSDPKQARIRYFLLSSGSKFDLHVHCRSLILAGGTLQPIDEIDTNLFHGYESRLQTYFYPHVAPAEAILPMAIGRGPSGKELKFDFTNRKKKDTLKELASTLQNICQVVPNGVVCFFTSYDYLDYFISYIQESGDYGRLAERKCIYQEHRSGLNSDNILAEYSRKARQCNGSMTGALMLSVVGGKFSEGLNFSDELGRCVIVVGMPYPNRADPVLIERERFMNTMINTHYIYYENICMRAVNQCIGRAIRHINDYASVVLLDIRYAVRSSAQTALPHFVRETLKCPKSYGQAHASFAKFFKKRAVK from the exons ATGTTTTCTCCGGAAGGAGTGATACTGGCCCCGATAGATGGGGAGGGCTTCAATTTCCCTTTTTCCCCATACGATAGTCAACTGGTGATGATGCGCGATATTTATAAGTTGATTGAAGACGGCAAAATAGGAATGTGTGAAAGCCCAACCGGAACCGGTAAAAGCTTGACACTATCCTGTGCGGTACTGACATGGCTTAACGATCACGAGGCGCTAGTTGACAGTGAGATGAAGCAAAAGATCGCAAAGTTTGAGGCAGACCTTTCAAATCCCGTTTTGGATGAGCGACATAACTGGTTCTACGAGCAGGCTAAACAGGTGGAAAATAGGCACAAGTTGGCCGAGATGAAAGAGATACAAATACTGAAAGACGGTTATGAAAAGCGATTAAAAGGGTTTAAAGACAAAACTGCTGAAATAAAATCGAAGAAGATCAAACGCAGTCAAAAAGCGGTTGCGGATAGTTTACTAGAGAATGATGGAAAATCGGAAGACCCTGTCGATGATTTCTTGGTAGACGATAtcgatgaagatgaagatgttCCAATTGAGGCCGATCAAAGGAGATATAAACCCGTTCAGATAATTTTTACTTCGCGAACTCATTCCCAGCTTGGTCAGGTAGTGAATGAAATTAAAAGAACCAAATTTGCAGAGAACATAAGAATTACAGCACTCGCTTCAAGACAAAATCTTTGTATCAATCCAGACGTAAAGAAGTTGGGATCAAATGCATTGATCAACGAGCGTTGCTTGGAGTTGCAGAAAAAGACAGCAAAGTCGACTTTAGTAGACGAAGACCGAGGCACCAGGAAGAAGCGTAAG GTTACTAAGAAATGCCCATTCTACAACCGCGAGGCAATCGAGGAGCTTGCAATCGACTCCCTGTATAAGGTTCAGGACATCGAGGACCTGGTTACATCTGGGAAACAGTTGAAGGCCTGCCCATATTATGCTTCCCGGGCTGCTGTGCCCGATTCGCAGCTGCTTATGGTACCCTATCAGATACTTCTTCACAAGAAAACCCGTGAGCAGACAGGAATTGATATAGCAAATTCTGTAATCGTCATAGACGAAGCCCACAATTTACTTGACGCAATTTTGAATATCCACAGCCATGAGATGACATTGGATCAGCTACAAAAGGCTCGTCTACAGATCGATGCCTATAAAACACGCTACTCTTCGATGCTTTCCGCCTcaaatttgcttaaaattaACCAGCTGCTGTTCGTAACCACCCGCCTTTGTAAATTGCTGGAAGTTCAACCCGACCCGGAAACTACATACCGGATAATAAAGAATGATGATTTGAAGATAGAGGGAGATTTTTTGAACATGAATCTTCGCGATATCCTGGAGTTTGCGGAACGAATGAGACTGGCTCAGAAGATTCACGGATTCGCTCTCAGCGCCCCTCAAAAGTTGACCACGGTGCCGCCGGACAGAAGGTTAGGCGAAAAACAAACAGCTAAGAGCGGTTTGAAAAGTTTTCTCAAACAGCTGGAAAGTAGTCCTGTGGGAAAGAGTACAGAGGAAGTTGCCAAAGCTGAAGAGAAACAAGGTCATAATAACGAGGAGAAGGATGAACCAGTAACCAATGTTATCCGGCCTTTAATTGCGTTTTTGGAATGTTTGGAGGACAATGCGGATAGTGGCCGCGTGTATCTCTCATATAACAGTGACCCCAAGCAGGCTCGCATAAGATATTTCCTGCTGAGTTCAGGGTCAAAATTCGATTTACACGTGCACTGTCGGTCG CTAATACTGGCAGGTGGCACATTACAACCTATAGATGAGATCGATACGAATCTTTTCCACGGTTATGAAAGCCGGCTTCAAACCTATTTTTATCCACATGTCGCACCCGCGGAAGCTATCCTACCGATGGCGATTGGGAGAGGCCCATCCGGAAAAGAGCTTAAATTCGACTTCACCAATCGCAAGAAAAAAGATACATTGAAAGAACTGGCATCTACTCTGCAGAATATTTGCCAAGTGGTTCCGAACGGGGTTGTGTGCTTTTTCACCTCTTACGACTATTTGGAttactttatttcatacatCCAAGAGAGTGGTGATTATGGGCGTCTGGCTGAAAGGAAATGCATTTACCAGGAACATCGCAGCGGTTTGAATTCGGACAACATTCTTGCTGAGTACTCGAGAAAGGCCCGCCAATGCAACGGTTCGATGACCGGTGCACTGATGTTGAGTGTTGTCGGTGGAAAGTTTAGCGAGGGATTAAACTTTTCCGACGAGCTTGGCCGCTGTGTGATCGTAGTGGGAATGCCCTATCCAAATCGAGCCGATCCGGTGCTGATAGAGAGGGAACGTTTTATGAACACAATGATCAACACGCATTATATATACTACGAGAATATTTGTATGCGGGCGGTTAATCAGTGCATTGGAAGGGCCATCAGACATATCAACGACTATGCAAGTGTGGTCTTGTTGGATATACGCTATGCTGTTCGTTCATCCGCTCAAACCGCTCTTCCACATTTTGTCCGCGAAACATTGAAATGCCCTAAGAGTTATGGTCAGGCGCATGCGAGCTTTGCGAAGTTTTTCAAGAAAAGAGCAGTAAAATAA
- the LOC129774445 gene encoding uncharacterized protein LOC129774445, which yields MIQNNRKIQMLLKQSRKYRMLALISRKLYRKYVSLLSSPVKSRKRRVWSTVENSRFWEDEVPKFSDKKFKNTFRVDRCTFNLLVKKLHRLQREDTLWRSAIRLEKRIAIALYAFGSSAEYRTIGSLFGVGRITTGELVIEIGNAVVDVVQHEVFDAYPPTSEKISEIVGGFEKLGFPQCYGAIDGCHIEVKVPKNEATDYYNFKGWHSVILFAAVDHRYRFTYINVGVPGRSNDSTIFENSKLKKVHCTNETFKAHSKLIEGVVVPMLLIGDSAFRLSNQHADGL from the exons atgattcaaaataacagaaaaattcaaatgctgTTGAAGCAGAGCAGAAAATATAGGATGTTAGCTTTGATATCTAGGAAGCTCTACAGGAAATACGTTTCGTTACTCTCTAGTCCGGTTAAATCCCGAAAACGTAGGGTGTGGTCAACT GTAGAAAATTCTAGATTTTGGGAAGATGAAGTACCAAAGTTTAGTGATAAAAAGTTCAAAAACACGTTTCGGGTTGACAGATGTACGTTTAATTTGTTGGTCAAAAAATTACATCGCCTGCAAAGAGAAGATACTCTTTGGCGGTCTGCTATTCGGTTGGAGAAACGCATCGCTATTGCCCTATATGCTTTCGGATCGTCAGCGGAATATAGAACTATTGGAAGTCTATTCGGTGTAGGAAGAATAACTACGGGTGAACTGGTCATTGAAATCGGCAATGCGGTTGTAGATGTTGTGCAACACGAAGTGTTTGACGCATACCCACCAACCTCGGAGAAGATATCAGAAATAGTCGGTGGCTTCGAGAAACTGGGTTTTCCACAATGCTACGGTGCCATTGATGGATGCCATATAGAAGTCAAAGTACCAAAAAATGAGGCAACCGACTACTATAACTTCAAAGGATGGCATTCGGTTATTCTGTTTGCTGCGGTGGATCATCGTTACCGGTTCACATATATCAACGTAGGAGTTCCTGGCCGTTCAAATGATTCAACTATTTTTGAGAACTCCAAACTCAAAAAAGTACACTGCACGAACGAGACATTTAAGGCGCATTCGAAACTAATCGAAGGGGTTGTAGTACCGATGCTGTTGATCGGCGATTCGGCTTTCAGACTGTCAAACCAG CATGCCGACGGGTTGTAG
- the LOC129774442 gene encoding uncharacterized protein K02A2.6-like, giving the protein MERMKSLARSFVYWPNIDDVVEDYVRCCRSCAEAAKSPRKTDLESCPIPSKPWERVHIDYAGPINGYYYFLVIDAYSKWPEIYRTRSTSTTKTLEMLDEIFARYGNPKTLVSDNGSQFVSARFKQFCEEAGIPLQSNGQAERFVDTLKRGLKKLREGGNPATFRHFQTFLSVYRSTPNRSAPDHKSPAELFLGRSITTTLDLLKPRKTPTPAVHSKQNNQFNRHHGTVKREFCTNDLVYAEVHHRNQVSWVPGKLIEKKGSVMYAVLLESGRLIRSHTNQLRQRHLESTSDATETSLPWTMLLEEFGMQDLCTPCPNETADPDLEKAQQPPEVLPEMPHSGQKPPEVPPPTEPTLDR; this is encoded by the coding sequence ATGGAGCGGATGAAATCCCTAGCGAGGAGTTTCGTGTACTGGCCCAACATCGATGATGTCGTCGAAGACTACGTCCGCTGCTGTAGATCCTGTGCTGAAGCTGCTAAGTCACCACGCAAGACGGACCTGGAGTCGTGCCCCATTCCATCGAAGCCGTGGGAACGAGTCCATATTGATTATGCTGGCCCAATCAATGGATACTACTACTTTCTGGTAATCGACGCATATTCAAAATGGCCAGAAATCTATCGCACTCGAAGCACAAGTACAACAAAGACATTGGAGATGCTAGACGAGATATTTGCAAGATACGGCAATCCCAAAACTCTCGTCTCGGATAATGGATCGCAATTTGTTAGCGCCAGATTCAAGCAATTCTGTGAAGAAGCTGGAATCCCACTACAGTCTAATGGACAGGCTGAGCGCTTTGTGGACACACTCAAGAGAGGACTCAAGAAGTTACGAGAGGGAGGAAATCCAGCAACTTTCCGACATTTTCAGACTTTCCTTTCCGTTTATCGATCCACGCCCAATCGAAGTGCTCCTGATCATAAGTCTCCTGCAGAGCTTTTCCTTGGTAGATCCATCACTACTACTCTGGATCTGCTCAAACCCCGGAAGACACCGACACCAGCTGTACACAGTAAGCAAAATAACCAGTTCAATCGACACCATGGCACCGTCAAGAGAGAGTTCTGCACTAATGATTTGGTGTATGCAGAGGTTCATCATCGCAATCAAGTCTCCTGGGTTCCTGGCAAGTTGATCGAGAAGAAAGGTTCCGTCATGTATGCTGTCCTCCTGGAATCCGGTCGTCTTATCCGTTCTCATACGAATCAGCTACGACAGCGTCATCTGGAATCCACTAGTGATGCTACTGAGACAAGTTTGCCATGGACTATGCTGCTTGAGGAATTTGGTATGCAAGATTTGTGTACCCCATGCCCCAATGAAACTGCCGATCCTGATTTGGAAAAAGCTCAACAACCACCTGAAGTACTGCCCGAGATGCCACACTCAGGTCAAAAACCACCTGAAGTACCACCTCCTACCGAACCAACATTGGATCGATAG